The Castellaniella sp. genome includes a window with the following:
- a CDS encoding ABC transporter ATP-binding protein, whose translation MTTPPDPLVTFAGVSLGYGEFTVLRGIDLQVMPGQVVAMMGGSGSGKTTLLRAVTGQLPAQAGNITVFGRHMAELHGESLREVRQRMGVLFQGGALFTDLDVFENVAFPLREHTCISEQQILEKVLDKLQAVGLRNAAHLRISEISGGMARRVALARAIVLEPELILYDEPFAGLDPISLGITAQLIRNMTDQLDCASILITHDVAESFAIADQVYLIGQGRLMAQGTPAQLSAAQDDYLQQFLQGRPDGPIGFHYPQTPAFDRWLAAQRGIA comes from the coding sequence ATGACCACGCCCCCCGACCCCCTCGTGACCTTCGCCGGCGTCTCGCTGGGTTACGGCGAATTCACGGTACTGCGCGGTATCGACCTGCAAGTCATGCCGGGACAGGTCGTGGCCATGATGGGCGGCTCCGGATCGGGCAAGACCACCTTGCTGCGTGCCGTCACCGGCCAGCTGCCGGCCCAGGCGGGCAACATCACGGTCTTTGGCCGTCACATGGCCGAACTCCACGGCGAATCGCTGCGCGAAGTCCGCCAGCGCATGGGGGTGCTGTTCCAGGGCGGCGCCCTGTTCACCGACCTCGACGTCTTCGAAAACGTCGCCTTTCCGCTACGCGAACACACCTGCATCTCCGAACAGCAAATCCTGGAAAAAGTCCTGGATAAACTGCAGGCAGTCGGCCTGCGGAATGCGGCTCACCTGCGCATCTCGGAAATCTCCGGCGGCATGGCGCGGCGCGTCGCTCTGGCCCGCGCCATCGTGCTCGAACCCGAGCTCATTCTCTACGACGAACCCTTTGCCGGCCTGGACCCGATCTCGTTGGGCATCACGGCACAGCTGATCCGCAACATGACTGACCAACTGGACTGTGCCTCCATCCTGATTACCCACGACGTGGCCGAGTCCTTTGCCATTGCCGATCAGGTCTATTTGATCGGCCAGGGTCGCCTGATGGCCCAGGGTACGCCAGCCCAGCTTTCTGCCGCTCAAGACGACTACCTGCAGCAATTCCTGCAGGGCCGCCCGGATGGCCCCATCGGCTTTCACTATCCACAAACGCCCGCCTTCGACCGCTGGCTGGCCGCCCAACGAGGGATTGCATGA
- a CDS encoding isochorismatase family protein has translation MSIPSLPSYPMPDQPVNNRVNWSLERARTALLIHDMQDYFLGKFDTTQAPIPELLSTITRLRARCHTLGIPVFYTAQPPVQPAADRALLNDFWGPGLTDPAQQAGAGVVSPLTPGPQDTVLTKWRYSAFQRSDFRQQLENQGRDQLLITGVYAHIGCLSTALEAFMQDIQPFLVLDACADFSLDDHQMAVRHVSRCCGMSLTTAETLQSLA, from the coding sequence ATGAGCATCCCCAGCCTGCCCTCTTATCCCATGCCAGACCAGCCGGTGAACAATCGGGTCAATTGGTCGCTTGAGCGCGCCCGGACTGCCCTGCTGATCCACGACATGCAGGATTATTTTCTGGGTAAATTCGATACCACCCAAGCGCCCATTCCGGAGCTGCTCAGTACCATCACGCGGCTGCGCGCACGCTGCCATACGTTGGGTATCCCGGTGTTCTACACCGCCCAGCCGCCCGTGCAGCCCGCCGCCGACCGTGCCTTGTTGAACGATTTCTGGGGACCTGGCTTGACCGACCCAGCGCAGCAAGCGGGCGCCGGGGTGGTGTCCCCGCTGACCCCTGGCCCGCAAGACACAGTACTGACCAAATGGCGCTACAGCGCCTTCCAGCGCTCTGATTTTCGCCAACAACTGGAAAACCAGGGGCGCGATCAGTTGCTGATTACCGGCGTCTACGCCCATATTGGCTGTCTCAGCACCGCCCTGGAGGCCTTTATGCAGGACATCCAACCCTTTCTGGTCCTGGACGCCTGCGCCGACTTCAGCCTGGACGACCATCAGATGGCTGTCCGCCATGTATCGCGCTGCTGCGGCATGAGCCTGACCACCGCTGAAACCCTTCAATCCCTGGCCTGA
- a CDS encoding glutamate synthase-related protein produces the protein MTHSASCPPGHPAAQGLYHPEYEHDACGVGFVAHIEGRKSHAVIQQALKILENLDHRGAVGADELMGDGAGILIQIPDQLYREDMAAQGVTLPPPDDYGVAMVFLPKETASRLACERELEHAVRDEGQVVLGWRDVPIAHDMAMSPTVRACEPVIRQLFIGRGPDIMVPDALERKLYVIRKTASHAIQRMQLAHGQEYFVPSISVRTVVYKGLLLASQVGVYYRDLTDTRVASALAMVHQRFSTNTFPAWPLAHPYRMIAHNGEINTVKGNFNWLRAREGVMTSAVLGEDLGKLYPIVYEGQSDTATFDNCLELLVMSGYSLAHAMMIMIPEAWEQHADMDESRRAFYEYHAAMMEPWDGPAAVTFTDGRQIGAMLDRNGLRPARYLITDDKMVVLASEAGTLPIPEHRIIKKWRLQPGKMLLIDLQQGRIIENEEIKSQLANAHPYPQWIERLRMKLEDLPTLKADDLPESSASLLDRQQAFGWTQEDFKFILEPMARTGQEDIGSMGNDAPLTVLSDRPKPFYSYFRQMFAQVTNPPIDSIREQLVMSLVSFIGPKPNLLDINNVNPPLRLEINQPVLNQAAMAQLRHISRQTNDKFRCSELDITYPAAWGPEGIEASLASLCATAADAVRSGNNILLISDRKVDAERVAIPALLATSAIHQHLIRAGLRTKTGLVVETGSARETHHFALLAGYGAEAIHPWLALETLATLEETIPQAIDHYIHAIGKGLKKVMSKMGISTYMSYTGAQIFEAVGLHSSLVEKYFSGTASNIEGIDIFQVADEALRTHQAAFGTNPVLANQLDEGGDYAFRIRGEAHLWTPDSIAKLQHATRANNYSTFKEYAQLINDQSRRHMTLRGLFEFRVDPAQAIPLSEVEPAKEIVKRFASGAMSLGSISTEAHTTLAVAMNRIGGKSNTGEGGEDALRYRDEMRVGKPTVRKGDTIASVLGPDRIVADIPLMAGDSLRSRIKQVASGRFGVTAEYLCSADQIQIKMAQGAKPGEGGQLPGHKVTDYIAQLRYSVPGVGLISPPPHHDIYSIEDLAQLIHDLKNVNDQASISVKLVAEVGVGTVATGVAKAKADHVVIAGHDGGTGASPLSSIKHAGIPWELGLAETQQTLVLNRLRSRIRVQADGQMKTGRDVAIAAMLGADEVGFATAPLIVEGCVMMRKCHLNTCPTGVATQDPTLRKKFNGKPEYVVNYFFFVAEEVREIMAQLGIRTFDELIGRVDLLDMRKGISHWKAHGLDFSRIFHQVPTDEPVRHIESQDHGLTHALDHQLIERSKAALERGEKVSFITPVRNRNRTIGAMLSGEVARRHGHEGLPDDTIHIQCNGSAGQSFGAFLAHGITLDLVGEANDYVGKGLSGGHLIVRSPNDFRGYGPDHIIAGNTVLYGATGGEAYFNGVVGERFAVRNSGAVTVVEGTGDHGCEYMTGGTVVVLGETGRNFAAGMSGGIAYVWDPAEALAKRCNTDMVQLAPLPLHEAQQQAGDIQHWHHQTHDSERETDETIVRRLVENHFRQTGSFRAREILDDWPQARRAFVKITPTEYHRALGELWQATQARSLAA, from the coding sequence ATGACCCATTCTGCTTCCTGTCCTCCCGGCCATCCGGCCGCCCAGGGCTTATACCACCCCGAATACGAACATGACGCCTGCGGCGTCGGCTTTGTCGCCCACATCGAAGGGCGCAAAAGCCACGCAGTCATCCAGCAGGCCCTGAAGATACTGGAAAACCTGGACCACCGGGGTGCCGTGGGGGCGGACGAGCTGATGGGCGATGGCGCCGGCATCCTGATCCAGATCCCGGATCAGCTGTATCGCGAAGACATGGCCGCCCAGGGGGTCACGCTGCCGCCCCCCGACGACTATGGGGTCGCCATGGTGTTTCTACCCAAGGAAACCGCCTCCCGGCTGGCCTGCGAACGCGAACTGGAACATGCTGTGCGCGACGAGGGCCAAGTCGTGTTGGGCTGGCGTGATGTTCCCATTGCCCACGATATGGCGATGTCGCCCACGGTACGGGCGTGCGAACCCGTGATCCGCCAGCTGTTTATCGGACGGGGGCCAGACATCATGGTGCCCGATGCGCTGGAGCGCAAACTCTACGTTATCCGCAAAACCGCCAGCCATGCCATCCAGCGCATGCAACTGGCGCATGGGCAGGAATATTTCGTGCCGTCGATCTCGGTACGCACCGTAGTCTACAAAGGCTTGCTGCTGGCCAGCCAGGTCGGCGTGTACTACCGCGACCTGACGGATACCCGCGTGGCGTCGGCGCTGGCGATGGTCCACCAGCGGTTCTCCACCAACACCTTCCCCGCCTGGCCCCTGGCCCACCCCTATCGCATGATTGCGCACAACGGCGAAATCAATACGGTCAAAGGTAATTTCAACTGGCTCAGGGCGCGCGAAGGCGTGATGACTTCCGCCGTGCTGGGCGAAGACCTGGGCAAGCTCTACCCCATCGTCTACGAAGGCCAGTCGGATACGGCAACTTTCGACAACTGCCTGGAACTGCTGGTCATGTCCGGCTATTCTCTGGCCCATGCCATGATGATCATGATCCCGGAAGCCTGGGAACAGCATGCGGACATGGACGAGTCGCGGCGCGCCTTCTACGAATATCACGCCGCCATGATGGAGCCCTGGGACGGCCCCGCCGCCGTGACCTTCACGGATGGCCGCCAGATCGGTGCCATGCTGGACCGCAACGGCCTGCGTCCAGCCCGCTACCTGATCACCGACGACAAGATGGTGGTCCTGGCATCCGAAGCCGGCACCCTGCCGATTCCCGAACACCGCATCATCAAGAAGTGGCGCCTGCAACCCGGCAAGATGCTGCTGATCGACCTGCAACAGGGCCGCATCATCGAAAACGAGGAAATCAAGTCCCAGCTGGCCAATGCGCACCCTTATCCGCAATGGATCGAGCGCCTGCGCATGAAGCTGGAAGATTTGCCGACCCTGAAAGCCGACGATCTGCCCGAGTCCAGCGCCAGTCTGCTGGATCGACAGCAGGCTTTTGGCTGGACCCAGGAGGACTTCAAGTTCATCCTGGAGCCGATGGCCAGAACCGGCCAGGAAGATATCGGGTCCATGGGCAACGACGCCCCCTTGACCGTGTTGTCGGATCGACCCAAGCCTTTCTACAGTTATTTTCGCCAGATGTTTGCCCAGGTGACGAATCCGCCGATTGACTCGATCCGCGAACAGTTGGTGATGTCACTGGTTTCCTTTATCGGCCCCAAGCCCAATCTGCTGGACATCAATAACGTCAACCCTCCCCTGCGCCTGGAAATCAACCAGCCGGTGCTGAATCAGGCCGCCATGGCGCAACTGCGCCATATCAGCCGCCAGACCAACGATAAATTCCGTTGCAGCGAACTGGACATTACCTATCCGGCGGCCTGGGGACCGGAAGGCATCGAAGCCAGCCTGGCCTCGCTTTGCGCCACGGCAGCCGACGCCGTGCGCAGCGGCAACAACATCCTGCTGATCAGCGACCGCAAGGTGGACGCCGAACGCGTGGCCATTCCGGCCCTGCTGGCGACTTCCGCCATCCACCAGCACCTGATCCGCGCCGGTCTGCGCACTAAAACCGGCCTGGTGGTGGAAACCGGATCGGCCCGTGAAACACACCATTTCGCCCTGCTGGCCGGCTATGGGGCGGAGGCAATTCACCCCTGGCTGGCCCTGGAAACCCTGGCCACACTGGAAGAAACCATCCCCCAGGCGATTGATCATTACATTCATGCCATCGGCAAGGGGCTGAAGAAAGTGATGTCCAAGATGGGCATTTCCACCTATATGTCCTATACCGGGGCGCAGATTTTCGAGGCGGTCGGTCTGCACAGCAGCCTGGTGGAAAAATATTTCAGCGGCACTGCCAGCAACATCGAGGGCATCGATATCTTCCAAGTGGCGGACGAAGCCCTGCGCACCCATCAGGCGGCCTTCGGCACCAACCCCGTGCTGGCCAACCAGCTGGACGAAGGCGGCGACTACGCGTTTCGTATCCGGGGCGAAGCCCACCTGTGGACACCGGACTCCATCGCCAAGCTGCAGCACGCGACCCGCGCCAACAACTACTCCACCTTCAAGGAATACGCCCAGCTGATCAATGATCAGTCGCGGCGTCACATGACGCTGCGCGGCCTGTTTGAATTCCGCGTGGACCCTGCCCAGGCCATCCCCCTGTCCGAAGTCGAGCCTGCCAAGGAAATCGTCAAGCGCTTTGCCTCCGGCGCCATGTCGCTGGGATCGATTTCCACCGAAGCCCACACCACGCTGGCCGTGGCCATGAACCGCATCGGCGGCAAGTCCAATACCGGCGAAGGCGGCGAAGACGCCCTGCGCTACCGCGACGAAATGCGCGTCGGCAAGCCCACCGTGCGCAAGGGCGACACCATCGCCTCGGTGCTGGGGCCTGACCGCATCGTCGCCGACATTCCTCTGATGGCAGGTGATTCCCTGCGTTCCCGCATCAAGCAGGTGGCATCCGGCCGCTTCGGCGTGACCGCCGAATACCTGTGCAGCGCAGACCAGATCCAGATCAAGATGGCCCAAGGCGCCAAGCCCGGCGAAGGCGGCCAGCTGCCCGGCCACAAGGTCACGGACTATATTGCCCAGCTGCGCTACTCCGTGCCCGGCGTGGGCCTGATCTCGCCCCCGCCGCATCACGACATCTATTCCATCGAAGACCTGGCCCAACTGATCCACGATCTGAAAAACGTCAACGACCAGGCATCGATTTCCGTCAAACTGGTGGCCGAAGTCGGCGTGGGCACCGTTGCCACCGGCGTGGCCAAGGCCAAAGCTGACCATGTCGTCATCGCCGGTCACGACGGCGGCACTGGCGCCTCGCCGCTGTCCTCCATCAAACACGCCGGCATTCCCTGGGAACTGGGGCTGGCCGAAACCCAGCAGACGCTGGTGCTCAACCGCCTGCGCAGCCGCATCCGCGTGCAGGCAGACGGCCAGATGAAAACCGGGCGCGACGTGGCGATCGCCGCCATGCTGGGCGCTGACGAAGTTGGTTTTGCCACCGCGCCGCTGATCGTCGAAGGCTGCGTCATGATGCGCAAATGCCACCTGAACACCTGCCCGACCGGCGTGGCGACCCAGGACCCGACGCTGCGCAAAAAATTCAACGGCAAGCCCGAATACGTGGTGAATTATTTCTTCTTCGTTGCCGAAGAAGTCCGCGAAATCATGGCGCAACTGGGGATTCGCACCTTTGACGAACTGATCGGACGGGTGGACTTGCTGGACATGCGCAAAGGCATCAGCCACTGGAAAGCCCACGGGCTGGATTTCAGCCGCATTTTTCATCAGGTGCCCACTGACGAGCCGGTGCGCCACATCGAGAGCCAGGATCACGGCCTGACCCACGCCTTGGATCACCAATTGATCGAACGCAGCAAGGCCGCGTTGGAACGCGGTGAAAAGGTCTCATTCATCACCCCGGTACGCAACCGCAACCGCACCATCGGGGCAATGCTGTCCGGCGAAGTGGCCCGCCGCCACGGCCATGAGGGCCTGCCGGACGACACCATCCACATTCAATGCAATGGCTCGGCCGGCCAAAGCTTCGGCGCATTCCTGGCGCACGGTATCACCCTGGATCTGGTGGGCGAGGCCAACGACTACGTCGGCAAGGGTCTGTCCGGCGGGCACCTGATCGTGCGCTCCCCAAATGATTTTCGCGGCTATGGTCCGGACCACATCATCGCGGGCAACACCGTGCTGTATGGCGCCACCGGCGGCGAAGCCTATTTCAACGGCGTGGTGGGCGAGCGCTTTGCCGTGCGCAATTCGGGCGCTGTCACGGTGGTGGAAGGCACGGGCGACCACGGCTGCGAATACATGACGGGCGGCACCGTGGTGGTGCTGGGCGAAACCGGACGCAATTTTGCAGCCGGCATGTCCGGCGGCATTGCCTACGTCTGGGATCCGGCCGAGGCGCTGGCCAAGCGCTGCAACACCGATATGGTGCAGTTGGCCCCCCTGCCCCTGCACGAGGCCCAACAGCAGGCAGGCGATATCCAGCACTGGCACCATCAGACGCACGACAGCGAACGGGAAACCGACGAAACCATTGTGCGCCGCCTGGTGGAAAACCATTTCCGCCAGACCGGAAGCTTCCGCGCTCGGGAAATCCTGGATGACTGGCCGCAGGCGCGCCGGGCCTTTGTCAAAATCACCCCCACCGAATACCACCGCGCCCTGGGCGAGTTGTGGCAAGCCACCCAAGCCCGGTCATTGGCTGCCTGA
- a CDS encoding isochorismate synthase, whose amino-acid sequence MDMLTRIQPKQADRPCPDPDFLPGDSLFASREGVFHGRGCLLHTEPLGDISRQATSLLAQAADTQAAPVLLGLLPYDPAQPAQLRIPRTIHCPHPPTQASSATPPARVLQAREYPSRTQYEQGVRDALRRLDQESALRKLVLSRTLQLRLAQDIDLHTVIQRLWQRNPHGYTYAMPLGDDQHYFIGASPELLIQRHGRRITVHPLAGTAARHADPQADADSAQALLDSPKDLHEHAIVVEAIDTILRPLCRHLNIPARPSLTSTTRLWHLGTPIQGELADPGITALDLAIALHPTPAVCGLPTADARRAIADIEPFERGYFAGAVGWCNAQGDGVWSVAIRCVQSAGRDLTLYAGAGIVPGSVPEQERIETGNKLRTILDALGIEFTP is encoded by the coding sequence ATGGATATGCTGACACGCATTCAGCCCAAGCAGGCCGACCGGCCCTGCCCAGATCCTGACTTTCTTCCGGGGGACAGCCTGTTCGCTTCTCGGGAGGGGGTTTTTCACGGACGCGGCTGCCTGCTGCACACGGAGCCACTGGGCGATATCAGCCGCCAGGCGACCAGCCTGCTGGCCCAGGCAGCGGACACCCAGGCGGCGCCTGTGCTACTGGGTCTGCTGCCCTATGACCCAGCCCAGCCGGCGCAACTGCGCATCCCCCGGACAATCCACTGCCCCCACCCACCCACCCAAGCATCATCCGCCACGCCCCCGGCCCGCGTTCTGCAGGCCCGCGAATACCCCTCCCGCACACAATACGAACAGGGAGTGCGCGATGCCCTGCGGCGCTTGGACCAAGAATCTGCCTTGCGCAAGCTGGTGCTGTCCCGCACGCTGCAACTGAGGCTGGCGCAGGACATCGACCTGCACACGGTCATCCAGCGCCTGTGGCAGCGCAATCCACACGGCTACACCTACGCCATGCCACTGGGCGACGATCAGCATTACTTTATCGGGGCCAGCCCTGAACTGCTGATCCAGCGCCACGGCCGCCGGATCACCGTGCACCCGCTGGCGGGCACCGCTGCCCGTCACGCAGATCCGCAGGCTGACGCCGACAGCGCCCAGGCCCTGTTGGATTCCCCGAAAGACCTGCACGAACACGCCATCGTGGTCGAGGCCATCGACACGATCCTGCGCCCCTTGTGCCGCCATCTGAACATTCCCGCCCGACCCAGCCTGACCTCCACGACCCGACTATGGCATCTGGGTACGCCTATCCAGGGCGAGCTGGCCGATCCTGGCATCACCGCCCTGGACCTGGCCATTGCCCTGCATCCCACCCCGGCGGTCTGCGGCCTGCCGACCGCCGACGCACGCCGGGCCATTGCCGATATTGAGCCCTTCGAACGCGGCTATTTCGCCGGCGCCGTCGGCTGGTGCAATGCCCAGGGTGATGGTGTCTGGTCAGTGGCGATCCGCTGCGTCCAGAGCGCAGGTCGCGACCTGACTCTCTATGCCGGCGCAGGCATCGTGCCCGGCTCGGTGCCCGAACAAGAACGTATTGAAACCGGAAATAAGCTGCGCACCATCCTGGATGCGCTAGGGATCGAGTTCACGCCATGA
- a CDS encoding glutamate synthase subunit beta: MGKITGFMEFDRIKPAYEAPETRLRHWKEFVSPLTSEEARVQGARCMDCGVPFCTHACPVNNIIPDWNDLVYRQDWKRALDTLLSTNNFPEFTGRICPAPCEAACTLNLNDTAVGIKSIEHTIIERGWQEGWVTPQPPSRKTGKKIAIVGSGPAGLACAQQLARAGHSITVHEKSNRIGGLLRYGIPDFKLEKLHIDRRLAQMEAEGVEFLPSTYVGQASDAEDGLTVITPDELLAHYDAVVLAGGCEQPRDLPVPGRDLDGVHFAMDFLRLQNKTNHGDRIAHPISAKGKHVVVIGGGDTGSDCVGTSNRQGAASVTQFELMFRPPEEEDKLLTWPYWPIRLRTSSSHEEGCQRDWAIGTQAFEGRDGRLEKLIATRLEWVKDKATGQLKMREIKDSRFEIQADLVLLAMGFVAPMRPVLNAFGVDVTQRGNVQANTDDYCSSQAKVFAAGDMRRGQSLVVWAIREGRQCARSVDEYLMGASQLPR; encoded by the coding sequence ATGGGAAAAATCACTGGATTCATGGAGTTTGACAGGATCAAGCCCGCCTACGAAGCCCCCGAGACACGGCTGCGCCACTGGAAAGAGTTTGTTTCCCCCCTGACGAGCGAAGAAGCGCGCGTGCAAGGCGCCCGTTGCATGGACTGTGGCGTGCCGTTTTGCACCCATGCCTGTCCCGTCAATAACATCATCCCCGACTGGAATGACCTGGTCTACCGCCAGGACTGGAAACGCGCCCTGGACACGCTGCTGTCGACCAATAATTTTCCGGAATTCACCGGGCGTATCTGTCCGGCTCCCTGCGAAGCCGCCTGCACCCTGAACCTGAACGATACCGCCGTCGGCATCAAGTCCATTGAGCACACCATTATTGAACGCGGCTGGCAGGAAGGCTGGGTGACGCCCCAGCCGCCCAGTCGCAAGACTGGTAAAAAAATTGCCATCGTCGGCTCTGGCCCGGCGGGCCTGGCCTGCGCCCAGCAATTGGCCCGGGCAGGCCACAGCATTACCGTGCATGAAAAAAGCAATCGCATCGGGGGGTTGTTGCGCTATGGCATTCCGGACTTCAAACTGGAAAAACTGCACATCGACCGACGTCTGGCGCAAATGGAGGCCGAAGGCGTGGAATTCCTGCCATCCACCTATGTCGGTCAGGCCAGCGATGCCGAGGACGGCCTGACAGTCATCACCCCGGATGAACTGCTGGCCCACTACGACGCCGTCGTGCTGGCCGGCGGCTGCGAACAGCCACGCGACCTGCCTGTGCCGGGGCGCGACCTCGACGGGGTGCATTTCGCCATGGACTTCCTGCGCCTGCAAAACAAGACCAACCATGGTGACCGCATTGCCCACCCCATCAGCGCCAAAGGCAAACATGTCGTGGTAATTGGGGGGGGCGATACCGGCTCCGACTGCGTCGGCACCAGCAATCGCCAGGGGGCGGCCTCGGTGACGCAATTCGAATTGATGTTCCGCCCCCCGGAAGAAGAAGACAAGCTCCTGACCTGGCCCTACTGGCCCATTCGTCTCCGTACCTCGTCCTCGCACGAGGAAGGCTGCCAACGTGACTGGGCCATCGGCACCCAGGCCTTCGAGGGCCGGGACGGACGGCTGGAAAAGCTGATCGCCACTCGCCTGGAATGGGTCAAGGACAAGGCCACCGGCCAACTGAAAATGCGCGAGATCAAGGATTCCCGCTTCGAAATCCAGGCCGACCTGGTGCTATTGGCCATGGGGTTTGTTGCACCAATGCGCCCGGTACTGAATGCCTTCGGGGTGGACGTCACGCAGCGCGGCAACGTGCAAGCCAATACCGATGACTACTGCAGCTCGCAGGCCAAGGTCTTTGCGGCCGGCGACATGCGGCGCGGACAGTCCCTGGTGGTCTGGGCGATTCGTGAAGGCCGCCAGTGCGCACGGTCCGTGGATGAATACCTGATGGGGGCGTCGCAACTGCCACGCTGA
- a CDS encoding YncE family protein, whose amino-acid sequence MKPTPAQGRLYARSAKFICASAILGLAAGCATQPPSASATAPAAPTWTFVAQATDLLPGVYQSAYSTKTGQLYITSAVGRPPVRESHLMAFDPATQRLGTQVSPAAQASKQDGQLQAVYGIAVDDLHGQVWTTNTRSGSVAVYAQNSLALTKQFPDNATPHARDVVVDTAQQRAYVSSPASDLISVFDTTTLTPLPSIPLKGVGETPKPMSLALDSAHQRLYSVSLNTAEVFVIDTATGKQIASHPIPNAQGGAGIAVDNQAQQLYVAAQKSGNLSIMDALNGQILHQIPTGAGALNVAFDPVKRLAYVANRSAGTVTVVNTAGVIQAQIDTGSFPNHITMTPDGTAWALVKKNKDDPRLDRIVRIEARR is encoded by the coding sequence GCTGGCTGCGCAACACAGCCACCCAGCGCCTCGGCCACCGCGCCCGCCGCCCCGACATGGACCTTTGTCGCCCAAGCCACCGACCTGCTGCCGGGCGTCTACCAAAGCGCCTATAGCACCAAGACCGGGCAACTCTATATCACCAGCGCGGTCGGCCGCCCGCCCGTGCGCGAGTCCCATCTGATGGCTTTCGATCCCGCCACCCAGCGCCTCGGCACCCAGGTCAGCCCTGCGGCACAAGCCAGCAAACAAGATGGCCAGTTGCAGGCCGTCTACGGCATTGCCGTGGACGATTTGCATGGACAGGTCTGGACCACCAATACCCGCAGCGGCTCAGTGGCGGTCTACGCGCAAAACAGTCTGGCTCTGACCAAGCAGTTCCCGGACAACGCCACCCCGCATGCGCGTGATGTCGTGGTGGATACCGCCCAGCAGCGCGCCTACGTGTCCTCACCCGCCAGCGATCTGATTTCCGTGTTTGACACCACCACGCTGACCCCCTTGCCCAGCATCCCCCTGAAAGGCGTCGGCGAAACGCCAAAACCCATGAGTCTGGCCCTGGATAGCGCCCACCAACGACTGTATAGCGTCAGCCTGAACACCGCCGAAGTCTTTGTCATTGACACGGCGACGGGCAAACAGATCGCCAGCCATCCCATCCCGAATGCCCAGGGCGGAGCGGGTATTGCCGTCGATAACCAGGCGCAGCAGCTATACGTCGCGGCCCAGAAATCCGGCAACCTCAGCATCATGGATGCCTTGAACGGCCAGATCCTGCACCAGATTCCCACCGGGGCAGGCGCCCTGAATGTCGCCTTCGACCCGGTCAAGCGTCTGGCCTATGTCGCCAATCGCAGTGCGGGCACGGTCACGGTGGTCAATACCGCAGGCGTGATTCAGGCGCAGATCGACACCGGCTCCTTTCCCAATCACATCACCATGACACCAGACGGCACGGCTTGGGCCTTGGTGAAGAAAAACAAAGACGATCCCCGCCTGGACCGCATTGTCCGCATCGAGGCCCGCCGCTAA
- the dhbA gene encoding 2,3-dihydro-2,3-dihydroxybenzoate dehydrogenase, whose amino-acid sequence MNTALDFQDRHILVTGAASGIGAAVARQLLVRGARVSAVDLDEQGLQQLRIAAVHPAPAKGLADHQRLWLAHLDVRDAAAVNRIVDQAQAALGPLDGLASVAGVLEMGNIIDLDDAQWAHCFDVNATGVFHVCRSVARQLHQRGSGAITVVSSNAATTPRAGMAAYAASKAAVTQFARCLGLELAPHGIRVNIVSPGSTDTAMQQAMWARGSSLSTVIQGDAVHWRLGIPLGKIATPDEIATSVLFLLSDHASHITLHDLRVDGGATLDQG is encoded by the coding sequence ATGAATACTGCTCTCGATTTCCAAGATCGCCACATCCTGGTCACTGGCGCGGCCAGCGGCATCGGTGCCGCCGTGGCTCGCCAGTTGCTGGTTCGGGGTGCCCGCGTTTCCGCAGTCGACCTCGACGAGCAGGGCCTGCAGCAACTGCGCATTGCCGCCGTTCATCCTGCGCCTGCGAAAGGGCTCGCGGATCACCAGCGTCTATGGCTGGCCCACCTGGATGTGCGGGACGCCGCTGCCGTCAACCGCATCGTCGACCAGGCCCAGGCCGCCCTGGGCCCGCTGGACGGTCTGGCCAGCGTGGCGGGTGTGCTGGAAATGGGCAATATCATCGATCTGGACGACGCCCAATGGGCGCATTGTTTTGATGTGAACGCCACCGGCGTATTTCATGTCTGCCGATCCGTGGCCCGACAACTGCATCAACGTGGATCAGGCGCGATCACGGTGGTCAGCTCTAATGCAGCCACGACGCCACGCGCCGGGATGGCAGCCTATGCAGCCTCCAAGGCCGCCGTGACACAGTTTGCGCGCTGCCTCGGGCTGGAGCTTGCCCCACACGGCATCCGGGTCAATATCGTGTCGCCTGGCTCTACCGACACAGCCATGCAGCAGGCCATGTGGGCGCGAGGCAGTTCGCTGTCCACCGTCATCCAGGGAGATGCCGTCCACTGGCGGCTGGGCATCCCCCTGGGCAAGATTGCCACACCGGACGAAATCGCGACATCCGTGCTGTTTTTGCTATCGGACCACGCCAGCCACATCACCTTGCATGATTTACGGGTAGACGGCGGCGCAACCCTGGATCAAGGGTGA